The Rubricoccus marinus nucleotide sequence AGATGGATACGGCGTGGCCGCGCGACCCTAAGAAGCAGTGACGCCAGAGGCCCGTCCGGTTCCCCACGCATCCCTTGGCGCGAGCCGCCTGTTTCAGGCCGTCGCCTCTGGCGCGGCGGAGGCGCTCCGCTTCTACGCCTACGACTGGCGCACGGGCCTATCGGATGCCGCAGACGCGGCCGCGGCGTTCCCACGCCAAAGAGACGCCCTCGCGGACGCCCTCCTCGCGCAGGCCGACGCCAGAGGCGCTGACGGTGCCGCGCAGACCAACATCGAGCGCCTGCGCGATCCGCGGACCGTGGCCGTGCTCACGGGCCAGCAACTCGGCCTGTTCGGCGGGCCGCTCTACACCGTCTGGAAGGCGCTCGGCGCCGTGGTCACCGCGCGGCGCGTGGCGCGCGAGACGGGCCGGCCCGTGGTCCCGGTCTTCTGGCTCGCAGGCGAGGACCACGACCTGGACGAAGTGCGGAGCACCGCCGTCTCCTCTGGCGAGACCGTGCGCCGCGTGCGCTACGGCACCGCCGACCCCAACAACCGCGAGCCGGTCGGGCGCAAGAGGCTGGAGGCCGAGCCGCTGGCGGAGGCCCTCGCGCAGATGGAACGCGCGCTGCCCGAAGGACCGTACCGCAACGAGGTGCTAGACCTCTTGCGCGAGGCGTGGACGCCCGGCCGCCTCTGGCGCGACGCGTTCTGGGACACGCTCCAGGCGCTCACGCGCGGGACGGGTCTCGTCTTCGTTTCGCCGGACGACCCGGCCATTAAGGCATTGGCGGCGGACCTGTTCGCGCGAGAGGCCGAGGACCCGCAGGCTACGCTGGACGCGCTCCAATCCGCCAGCGACGCGCTGGTGGAGGCGGGCTACCACGCGCAGATCCAGCCCGGCCCGCTCAACCTGTTCTGGCTGCGCGGCGACGAACGCCTCGCGCTGGACCCCGACGCCTCTGGCGACCCGAACACTGGCGCGGCCTCTGGCGCGATCGGCCGAGGGACAGCGCACCGGATCAGCGACCTCGCCGTATTCGCGCGCGAGACGCCAGAGGCTCTGAGCCCCAACGTGGTCCTGCGGCCCGTCCTGCAAGACGTGCTGTTCCCGACCGTCGCCTACATCGCGGGGCCGGGCGAGACGGCGTACTTCGCTCAGTTGAAGGGCGTCTACGAGCGCTTCGGCGTGCCGATGCCTGCGATCGTGCCGCGCTTGAGTGTGAGCCTGGTGGAGCCAGGCGTACGCAAGGTTCTGGACCGCTACGGCCTGGACCTCCCGGACCTCAAAGGCGGCATCGACGCGCACTGGAAGCGCCTCGCGCAAGAGGCGCAAACCGCCGGGGCGCACGCAGCCTCTGGCGCGGATCTGCCCGCGCAGTTCGCCGCCGCACGTGAGGCCGCCGACGCCGAACTGGCGCGGCTAACGGATCTCGCGGCGGACCTCAACCCATCGCTTCGGGCCGCTGGCGAGGCGGCGCAGGCGCGCGTCCACAAGGCGCTCGCGCGGCTGGAGACCAAGACCGTCCGCGTGCAGAAGCGTCAGCACGACGACATCCGCAAGCGGCTCGCGCGCGCTCACGCCGCGCTCTGGCCCGGCGGCTCGCTGCAAGAGCGTGCGGCCAACCCCTTCGCCTTCGCGGTCCGCCTCGGCCTGGACGGCTTCGCGCAGATCGCTGACGCGCTGGACGCCCAGCACGACCTCCACACGGCTCAGCACTGGGCGGTGGACGTGTAAGCGCTCCGGCGCACCCTCCGCCTCTGGCGCCAGAGGCCCGTTCCCCTTCGTTCCCGTCCGATGTTCTCTCCCCTGATCGAGCGCGCCATCGAGATCGCCGCCGAGTGGCACGACGGGACGTACCGCAAGGGCCGTTGCACGCCGCCGGTCCTGCCGCCCGCCTCGGGCACCACGCCGCCGGGCGTCCCCGCGATGGCCCACGTCACGACCGTCGCGATGACCGTTGCGCGCGCCGGGTGGGATGAGGTCACGATTGCCGCCGCGTTCCTGCACGACGCGCTGGAGGACCGCGACCGGAACGAGCGCTGGTTCTCGCGCGAGCGCATGGCCGAACTCGTCGGCGAGAGCGTGGTGACCATCGTGGAGGCTGTGAGCGAGCCCAAGACCGGGGCCTCTGGCGCGTGGCTGCCGTGGCGCGAGCGGAAGGACGCCTACGTCGCGCACATCGAGGCCGGGCCGCCAGAGGCCTCGGCGGTCTCGCTCGCGGACAAGCTGCACAACGCCTACGCGATGGCGTCGAGCCTGGAGGCGGGCATCGACATCTTTACGAGCGCGCCGGGCCGCGTCGGGCTCACGGCGGGTGCCGCGGACCAACTCTGGTACTTCCGCGCCGTCCTGGACGCCACTCGCTGCCACGAGGACCCTCGCCTTGTGCCGCAGCGCCAGAGGCTGGAGCAGGAGATCGCGCGGTTCGTGGCGGCGGCGGGGCTGTAGCCTCTGGTGCGAGTCTGGGTTCGCGCAAGAGGCCTCTTGCGAGGCACCGCGCGAGGTCCGGCTACTAGCAGCACCGGATTAGGCGTCCTGGGCGCGATCCCTGCACCACCTGAGAAAGTCCTCGAACGTGTCCCCGATGGGCGGAAGCTCGCCCGCTTCTAGCGCCTCGAACTGCCCGAACGTCACGTCGTAGACGGCCCCGGTGCGTTTGTCGTACGGCACGATCCCGTCGCCTTCGGCGGAACTAAGGGCGAGGAAGTGGTCGGCTACCTCAAGCTCCTCGTGCGCGTACTCCGTCCAATCGGCCGTCTCGTCGAGGTCGTTGAGCTCGTACCACCCGGTAATGCTGTCCGCGCCGTGGTAGACGTAGAACTGTCCGATCTGTGAGTCCTCGGGGATGCCGAGGTCTGCGAGTTGTTCGCGGCGCTCGTCGCGGTTGGCGAGGGCGTACTCGGCAGAGCCCGCGGTCGTGTTCGACTCAAGCCACTCCTGGATGTCTGGGGATAGCAAGGTCATCGGCGGACATCGAACGAGTGGCCGCGACGGGCAGCACTGTCGGTGGAACGGAGCGAGAGGGTACGCCGGCGCCTGCACGGGTCGAGAACGCGGGTTCTACCGCGGGGCGTTCAACGCTCAGCGCGCACCCCGTCTAGGAACGCCCGGTATACGCCTGCGAACGTCGGCTGCCCGATGACGTTACCGTGGTCGCCGCCCTCAATCACCGCGAGCGTCTTCCGGCTCTCCGGGAGCGGGGATGCCGCGTAGAGGCGCCGCGAGAGCACCTGGGGTGTCGTGTGGTCCTCGCTTCCCACCAAGAGGAGCAACGGCTCCTCGATTTGCCGGACCTCGGCTCGGTTGTCCACCCCCCGAAGGCTCTCCTCAACGCGGAAGCGGACGAACGGCTTGTAGTAGAACGGGGTGCGGGAGTTGGCCCACTCTTTCACCGTTGTCGCCGACCCCTCTAGCACGACGCCGGCCGCTGGGCGGCGCGCCCCGACGTGGCCCGCCATGAAGCTCCCGAGCGACAACCCGTGTACGACGACGCGGCCTACGCCGGGCAACGCGGCGAGGTGGTCGTAGGCCGCGAGCGCGTCGGAAAACGCGAGATCCAGCGTCGCCCGGCCATCGCTCCACCCGTACCCCCGGTAGTCCACCAAGAAGACGTTGGCGCCGAGCGGGAGGAACGCTCGGGTCGTCTCGATCCCGTCCTGCTCGACCGTGGACTCGTTGGTCCCGAAGTAGAGGACAGTGACGTCGGCGCCAGGCTGACGGATGAGCGCGCCGTAGAGCGCGGTCCCGTCGGCGGCCTCGATCCGCTGCTCTTCGTACGTGACGCCGGGGAAGGCGGCGGCGACGGTGCCGGGGACGGCCTCCCGGTCTGTTCCAGCTCGGCGGGCGGGGAAGAACCCCCGCTCGGTGATGTCAACCGAGACGCACCCCGACGCGACGAGGAGGGCGGCAAGGCAAACGGCAGTTCTCATGTATGAGGAATAGTATTAGCGTTGCAAACGAGCGCCCGTTCAAAGCGTGACGCCGAAGAAAAGCATCGCCAGTGCGAGGCCGATCACGATCCACTCCATTACGATCCACAGAGCGGAGAGAGCGAGCAAGGGGCGGAGCGCGGACGGCACCGTCCGAGAAGCTACCCGGATGCCGCGCAGTCGGTCGGGAATGCCGAGCGGCCCCCGCTGAGCCCCGTCGGGACCGAGCGCAGCGAAACGACGTGAAACGACCGCGTGAGCGACTGCGAAGGCGAAGAACGCGACGAGCGAGAGGGCGGGGCTGCCGCCCAAAGCCCGGCCCAAAGACAGGAGGAGCACGACGAGCACAGAGGCCCTGGCGAGGAACCACGCGACGTTCGAGGGGCGGCGGAAGAAGTCCCGTTCGAGCGAGCCCGCTATGAGAGTCGGTTGCAGAATGAGACGCGCGGTAGAACCTGTGGTTAGGCGGAACTGCCACCGCACCTCTTCTCGGTAGCAGAGCAGGCCGCTAGAGCCACATGGTACACCGCCGCACCGCACCGCACAACCGGCTACACGCCGGCCTCCGCCAGAGGCCTCTGGCGTTAGGAATCCGCCTCTGGCGGGTCTAGCGCGGCACACCCGCCGCGCCCGCATGTCCGACTCCCCACTGCTCTCCACGTCGCTGGACCGCACCATCCGCGAGCCCGTCGAGGAGCCCGAAGTCGCCGTGGACTACGTCGCGCTCAAAGACCGCAACGCGGATGAGCAGCCGCGCGAGAAGCTTCTCGCCAGAGGCCCCGCCGCGCTCTCGGACGCGGAGCTGATCGGGCTGATCTTCGGGACGGGTACGCGCGTGGGCGGGCGCAGCCTCTCGGCTGTG carries:
- the bshC gene encoding bacillithiol biosynthesis cysteine-adding enzyme BshC, giving the protein MTPEARPVPHASLGASRLFQAVASGAAEALRFYAYDWRTGLSDAADAAAAFPRQRDALADALLAQADARGADGAAQTNIERLRDPRTVAVLTGQQLGLFGGPLYTVWKALGAVVTARRVARETGRPVVPVFWLAGEDHDLDEVRSTAVSSGETVRRVRYGTADPNNREPVGRKRLEAEPLAEALAQMERALPEGPYRNEVLDLLREAWTPGRLWRDAFWDTLQALTRGTGLVFVSPDDPAIKALAADLFAREAEDPQATLDALQSASDALVEAGYHAQIQPGPLNLFWLRGDERLALDPDASGDPNTGAASGAIGRGTAHRISDLAVFARETPEALSPNVVLRPVLQDVLFPTVAYIAGPGETAYFAQLKGVYERFGVPMPAIVPRLSVSLVEPGVRKVLDRYGLDLPDLKGGIDAHWKRLAQEAQTAGAHAASGADLPAQFAAAREAADAELARLTDLAADLNPSLRAAGEAAQARVHKALARLETKTVRVQKRQHDDIRKRLARAHAALWPGGSLQERAANPFAFAVRLGLDGFAQIADALDAQHDLHTAQHWAVDV
- a CDS encoding HD domain-containing protein, which produces MFSPLIERAIEIAAEWHDGTYRKGRCTPPVLPPASGTTPPGVPAMAHVTTVAMTVARAGWDEVTIAAAFLHDALEDRDRNERWFSRERMAELVGESVVTIVEAVSEPKTGASGAWLPWRERKDAYVAHIEAGPPEASAVSLADKLHNAYAMASSLEAGIDIFTSAPGRVGLTAGAADQLWYFRAVLDATRCHEDPRLVPQRQRLEQEIARFVAAAGL
- a CDS encoding alpha/beta hydrolase yields the protein MRTAVCLAALLVASGCVSVDITERGFFPARRAGTDREAVPGTVAAAFPGVTYEEQRIEAADGTALYGALIRQPGADVTVLYFGTNESTVEQDGIETTRAFLPLGANVFLVDYRGYGWSDGRATLDLAFSDALAAYDHLAALPGVGRVVVHGLSLGSFMAGHVGARRPAAGVVLEGSATTVKEWANSRTPFYYKPFVRFRVEESLRGVDNRAEVRQIEEPLLLLVGSEDHTTPQVLSRRLYAASPLPESRKTLAVIEGGDHGNVIGQPTFAGVYRAFLDGVRAER